From the Bacteroidota bacterium genome, the window CCATGGTGCCATTCCTGCCTTCTTAAACTATGAAGGTTTTCCGAATACACTTTGTGTTTCGGTTAATGCACAGGTAGTTCACGGAATTCCGGGAAATGCAGCGTTAAAAGAAGGAGATTTAGTGTCGGTTGATTGTGGTGTGTTAAAAAATGAATTTTATGGCGATTCGGCCTATTCATTTGGTGTAGGAGAGGTTAGCTCAGAAGTTAGCAGACTGATGCAAGTGACCAAAGAGTGTTTGTACAAAGGTGTTGAACAAGCCAAGGCAGGAATGCGTATCGGCGATATTTCGGCAGCTGTGCAGGAACATGCCGAGAAAAGCGGATACAGTGTAGTGCGAGAATTAGTGGGTCATGGATTAGGTAGAAGTTTGCACGAAGCACCGGAAGTTCCCAATTATGGCAGCAAAGGAAAAGGAGTGAAGCTGCAGGAAGGGTTGGTAA encodes:
- the map gene encoding type I methionyl aminopeptidase gives rise to the protein MIYYKTEEEITLIKESSLLVGKTLAELAKVIKPGITTLQLDKIAHDFIRDHGAIPAFLNYEGFPNTLCVSVNAQVVHGIPGNAALKEGDLVSVDCGVLKNEFYGDSAYSFGVGEVSSEVSRLMQVTKECLYKGVEQAKAGMRIGDISAAVQEHAEKSGYSVVRELVGHGLGRSLHEAPEVPNYGSKGKGVKLQEGLVIAIEPMINMGRRNVVTERDGWTIRAADNKPSAHFEHTLVVRKGEAQLLSSFEMIEEVLNSKNKTVIVN